A window from Triplophysa dalaica isolate WHDGS20190420 chromosome 3, ASM1584641v1, whole genome shotgun sequence encodes these proteins:
- the LOC130418013 gene encoding uncharacterized protein LOC130418013 isoform X2, with translation MNLSRETKSLTRGESPKPSCVSMKSDRSMDIPLNFSSGDCDDTDVSNTTNGSFKGKHMDSVFQEVEHKLVSLMKKELKIFKSLLSPDYPSCSEREEEDDEDQIRVREMFLKITLNVLKKMKQTDLANKLQTRRTFRFTEAALALSTISTPSIHLLGLPLQVLSLACVRPPSPNAGH, from the exons ATGAATCTCTCTAGAGAGACAAAAAG tttGACTCGTGGAGAATCTCCTAAACCCAGttgtgtgtctatgaagagtgaCAGATCAATGGATATTCCACTTAACTTCAGTTCAGGAGACTGTGATGATACAGATGTGAG taacacaACAAATGGATCCTTCAAAGGGAAGCACATGGATTCTGTTTTCCAG GAGGTTGAGCACAAACTCGTCTCTCTCATGAAGAAAGAGCTGAAAATCTTCAAGAGTCTACTGAGTCCAGATTACCCATCGTGCtctgagagagaagaggaggatgatgaagatcagatcagagtCAGAGAGATGTTTCTGAAGATCACACTGAACGTCCTGAAGAAGATGAAGCAGACAGACCTCGCAAACAAACTACAGACCA GAAGGACTTTTCGTTTCACCGAAGCAGCTCTAGCCTTAAGTACCATCTCAACGCCAAGCATTCATTTGTTGGGGCTTCCACTTCAGGTGTTAAGCCTGGCATGCGTCAGACCACCCTCACCGAACGCAGGGCATTAA